A stretch of Arachis hypogaea cultivar Tifrunner chromosome 15, arahy.Tifrunner.gnm2.J5K5, whole genome shotgun sequence DNA encodes these proteins:
- the LOC112748093 gene encoding transcription factor bHLH19-like, whose protein sequence is MMEIASSNYLAEFGMEEYSSSFQEYPMMMNSFEEMLDKFEMDMQSMSSAYSETKPPPHQLQSPFNTAMPSRSASPSPPKLISFEAPSLPNSSNIKNPNLMMDDHIHFSAFFNHDNPPHKVLPATARNPIQAQEHVIAERKRREKLSQRFVALSAMVPGLKKMDKASILGDAIKYVKQLQERVQFLEEEKARKKTMVESGVAVKRCFVFVEDEDNNENEISAAAALLDGNCNTLPEIKARVSGKDVLIRIHCHKQECKNSRGAREAAILSVLEKHNLTVHTTTSLPFGNDTLDITILAQMKKECSIRTKDLVGSLRVALTQFS, encoded by the exons ATGATGGAAATTGCATCCAGCAACTACTTGGCTGAATTT GGAATGGAAGAATATTCTAGCAGCTTCCAGGAATACCCGATGATGATGAATTCATTTGAAGAAATGCTTGATAAGTTTGAGATGGACATGCAATCTATGTCATCAGCCTACTCTGAAACCAAACCACCACCACATCAACTTCAATCCCCTTTTAACACTGCCATGCCTTCTAGATCCGCCTCTCCATCACCACCCAAACTTATCTCCTTTGAGGCACCGTCTCTTCCTAATTCTTCCAACATTAAGAACCCTAATCTGATGATGGACGACCACATTCACTTCTCTGCTTTCTTCAACCATGATAATCCACCGCATAAGGTCCTTCCCGCCACAGCTAGGAACCCAATCCAAGCTCAGGAGCATGTAATCGCCGAAAGAAAACGCCGGGAAAAGCTCAGCCAGAGGTTCGTCGCTCTTTCCGCCATGGTCCCTGGCCTCAAGAAG ATGGACAAGGCTTCAATTTTAGGAGATGCCATAAAATATGTGAAGCAACTACAGGAACGAGTGCAGTTTTTGGAGGAGGAGAAGGCTAGAAAGAAAACTATGGTTGAATCAGGGGTGGCAGTAAAGAGATGTTTCGTGTTTGTTGAAGATGAAGATAATAATGAGAACGAAATTTCAGCAGCAGCAGCATTATTGGATGGAAATTGTAATACACTTCCGGAAATCAAAGCAAGAGTTAGTGGTAAAGACGTACTCATCAGAATCCACTGCCATAAACAAGAGTGCAAGAACAGTAGGGGTGCTCGTGAGGCTGCAATACTCTCCGTATTAGAGAAGCATAATCTCACTGTTCACACAACCACCTCTTTGCCCTTCGGCAATGACACTCTCGATATCACTATTCTCGCTCAG atgaagaaggaatGCTCCATTAGGACAAAGGATCTAGTAGGAAGCCTACGGGTGGCATTGACACAATTCAGTTGA